One genomic region from Balaenoptera acutorostrata chromosome 1, mBalAcu1.1, whole genome shotgun sequence encodes:
- the MRPS21 gene encoding 28S ribosomal protein S21, mitochondrial produces the protein MAKHLKFIARTVMVQEGNVEGAYRTLNRILTMDGLIEDIKRRRYYEKPCRRRQRESYETCRRIYNMEMARKINFLMRKNRADPWQGC, from the exons ATGGCAAAACATTTGAAGTTCATTGCCAGGACTGTGATGGTACAGGAAGGGAACGTGGAAGGTGCATACAGGACCCTAAACAG AATCCTTACCATGGATGGGCTCATTGAGGACATAAAGCGACGGCGATACTACGAGAAGCCTTGCCGCCGGCGACAGAGGGAAAGCTATGAAACCTGCCGGCGAATCTACAACATGGAAATGGCTCGCAAGATCAACTTCTTGATGCGAAAGAATCGGGCGGATCCATGGCAGGGCTGCTGA